The sequence GCCTCAGGTGAGTCCAGGTGACCTTCCTGCCCCACCCGGGCTGTTACATCAGCTTGGCGCTTATataatgtgctgtttttttcttcACGGGAAAAGTGATTTCAGAAATTGCTTCTATCTCGCTGTATGTCCCAAACCTCAATTTATTTTCTGACCACTGTGTTTAAAAGATTGTAATTGCTTTATTATGCTcttatatcatcatcatcatacacATAGCTGATGTTTAGGTTTCCTAAACAGGGATTAATCTTAAGTATTGGCCCACACAGCTTTTTGAATAATTTTTTTCAATATAGTCTAGGACTAACCACCTATATTAATCTGCACTCGTTCCTgaaacaaatgtgcaaatgcgTCATCCCTGTAGAGAAGGAttattgccagtagaataggactttctggagcagatgaacatTAACTTtacataaactttttttaaatgttcttctcTTGTCTGAATGCAGTCAGATGCTCACAATAACGCTCCCAAATCTAGAAGAAAACCTTTCtggacaaaagcaggataaactctactTAATAGCCTTGATCTTAAAAGAAACTATGGTTGAGCCGGTGTTTTGTccaataattacaaatatattgttTACAACAATTACAATCATTACTGGGACAAAAAAACTTGTTGAACAGGTCTCTCCgttgggtggtgagacctgtaaagctaaagtaagtaaacaaaacattttcaagtcaaatgagttctggatgttaatctaaacagatttctcacctaggtgagtaaagcacatttgtttatttacagtaagcttagatttccacattttcactaaggctgggtacagcagcattagcattttgtCCTAGTTGAACAATCATACTCAGATGTCTTTGCATGTTCTGATTTATGAGGTTGAAAATTAAATGGCTTCTCTTACAATATCTGTCCAACTGTCTTCTCTTACTCTGTACTGCTGTAGGAGACACACTGACCTCTCTGACTCGTGCGTGTAAACTGATCAGCATTGATTCTTCTTATCTTCCTCCTCACTTCTCTTTCTCCTCACCTCTATCTCTCTGCTCTGTCTGCAGGAGGTCCCTACGGTTCTATCGGTATCGATTACGAGTTCGAGAAGCTGCTCTGTAAGATCTTCGGTCAGGATTTCATCGACCAGTTTAAGATCAAGCGTCCGGCAGCGTGGGTGGACCTGATGATTGCGTTCGAGTCCCGGAAGAGGGCGGCGGCTCCAGACAGGACAAACCCCCTCAACATCAACCTGCCCTTCTCCTTCATCGACTACTACAAGAAGTTCAGGGGCCACAGCGTGGAGCACGCCCTGCGCAAGAGCAAGTGAGTGTTCTGGAGGCGTCTGATGGAAAGACTGATTTCAGGGGTCATCCTGGTGATTGGTTATGATAATAAAACATcagatttaaacatttaaacattgttTAATATCCACAGTAAAAAAGTTTCAACCTAACCTCTCAATGGTGCAACTAAATAGAtgttaaaggggaaaaaaagcctCAGAGACTCTGAAAGTCTCCCTGTGGTTCAACACCAGACACACATTAGGCCCATATTGTGGTCTACTCCACTCAGAACCTGTCCAAAGGTTGCATTAGGCCTGTAAACACATGCTAAAGACCAGATATATAATACCCATATCATATTGAACAGCAGAACACACTTTATCTAACCatggaagcatcatgctgtgggggtgCTCTTCTtcagctggtcagagttgatgagaagatggatggagataaacacagggcaatcctggaagaaaaactGTTAGaaactgcaaaagacttgagaatAGAAAGCAgaatcaccttccagcaagacaatgaccctaaacatacagccagagctacagtggaatgatttagatcaaagaatatttgtTGAATGAATATGTGTTAGAATGGTTCGGTTAAAGTCTGCCCTAAATCCCATTGAACTTTTGTGGTAAGACAAGAAAATAGCtgctcacagacgctctccatccaacgtGGCTGAGTTTGAGCTGTTTTGTATAGAAGAATGAGcacaaatctcagtctctagatgcacaaagctggtagaggcaaacctcaaaagacttgcagctgtctagtattgatataggggagctgaatacttttgcacatcggacttttatttatttatttttttttttatttgattacatttttgaaaaccatgtatttaAGTTGGTTCCACTTCACAACGATATGCTAcgttgtgttgatctatcacttaaaatctcatacAATACATTTCATTTTATGGTTGTAAGGTTTTTTAGGCcactgtatatgtaatatatgtgtcTGTGCAGTGTTTTTATAACCCTGGTTTAAAGAGAGAGCTAGAGATAGAGGATGGAGAAGGAGGAACGTGAGAGGTGAATAAATGGAGGTATTTGGAGGAACGTGGTGTTCTTAGGGAAGTTCAGAGATTTTTGTAATGGCAGTAATCATCAATACTCTGAGAGGGAAACAGTGATGCGCTCCTGCTCTGTATTTTGCGCTACACTCCGTGATAAGTGGGTTAAATTACATGTGTATTTCTCTCTCACCACCCCGCTGTTCTGAGTCAGAGCATCCACTCACGTTATGAACGGCGTTCCTTCATTACGGACATTAAGTACGAAGCGCGTGAGCATTAAACGTGGTGTGTTTACTGTCCTCTCTTGCTGACTCATTGTCCCTGTGGTAATTGAGTGTGTTTAAATGGCCGGTTTGTGTTTTAACATGTTCGACATGTGCTGTTAGACTCTGCATTGATGGCTGCCATTACTTTCCTGAGTGCCTGGGCTTTTAAAGGGCATTCAGCTGTATTTACGACATGTCTGAAACTTCATTGGTCAGCTGCGTAAGGCGGTAGTCCTGCAGACCTGCTGGACTGTATGGTTTGGCACTAAGTATTAATAACAATACAGATAATTTGCTGATGTGTCCAGTGTATTTTCATTCTACAGGCAAAAAGCTGGTGATTAGAACCAGTCACAGTCAAGGAGAGATCTCCATACAAACAAGAATTAGGTTGTATTGAGTATTATGACAAACAAGGTGGTGATGAGGACCAATTACAATCTGGGGGATGAGTATCATGACAAACAAAGCGGTGATGAGGACCAGTAACAGTCAGTGGGATGAGTATCAAACAAACAAGACGGTGATGAGGACCAATCACATTCGAGGGAAGGCCTTAGAATTAACAAAGTGGTGATTGGTATCAATCACAGTCTGGTAGAGGTCTTAAAACAAAGAAGGTGGTGagtagaaccaatcacagtcaaggGGAGGTTTCAAAACAAAGACGGTGACTAAGGCCAATCACAGTCTAGGAGGTCTCACAATAAAGAAAATAGTGTAGAGGACCTATCACATCACATCAGGAGAAGGTGTCAAAACATACCCTGTGGTGAtaagaaccaatcacagtcaatgGGATGAGTATCAGAACGAACAACGTCATGATAGGTACCAATCACAGTGTGAAAGAGGTCTCAGAACAAAGACTATGATAAGGGCCAATCAGATATATGTAGCTTAGAAGataaagatgatccgtgcagagacttaagAGAACTTGAGTCAAGCGTTCAACTAaactttttaatacatttaacacaTTTCTACTAAaatgtgcactataggactctctGGCATGGCTTAAGTTTTGTCCTTTTTtgtcattacttttactttttaagtagttttaaaatcagtacttttacactgttACATAAAGTGTATAAGTTGATaatttaacttctacagaagtgtgTTAAACCCTATTATCCATACTTCTAAAGCTACACCCTGGAGATTAAATCAATTctcttctgtttctttctttctctctctctctctctctctctctcattctatctcttcctctctctctctctctctctctgcagtgtggACTTTGTGAAGTGGTCGTCTCAGGGCATGTTGAGGATGAACCCGGATGCGATGAACGCTCTCTTCAAGCCCACCATCGACCACATCATTCAGCACCTCAGTAAGTGTCCCTGATCCACCTTTTATACTCAcactcggtgtgtgtgtgtgtgttccagggtAAATGAATGATGAACGAGGAGGCAGCACTTGATTGATTTTcattaagtgtttatttgttcACAGTGtttcagtaaacacacacacacacacaaacacacctctgCATTCTCTTCTTTGCAGTCCAGTCTCATTAGATCTACATCACACAGTGATTAGGAGCTCATGCTACACATCCATATCACATCTCCACAAACCGCCTATACTTACGCCCCCTGCTGACCACTGCTGGAAGAGCTGCTATCTTTTCAAAATAACTGATTATTTTAAACTAGTGGTCTTCAGATCCACCCCTAGAAAGCTGCCACCTTCTCGCAGGTTTCAGCTTAAACCCTAATTTAACCAAAACTCATCCAATTTAGCCAATAAAGGATTCTAAAAGCAGTAATAaatagggatgtcccgatcaTGTTGCTCCAGAGTCCGTCATATTGATTTTgagtattttataattatttgagGCTGGACAAAATGCTAAAATGCGAAATTGTTGTgttacaatatttaaagacattttaccaataataattttatcatatTATTTAGACAGACAAAATGTATCAGTAGCGGCAGatttcttaaccctttcagatctgagttatctccagtgatgggaaaaaaatgttagaatgctgttttctgtctgtaatgcacagaaaagaagactctaatattcctctataaaatctatatagcaagtaaatccaattaactaaaacatttaactgtttttatttccattgcattggaagcctgtcaAATTTCATAtggacatttttatttcataaactatcCCTAAACagttacacttttttaaaaaagggttctaaatcacattaacacATTACAAAATCACATTCTAGTACTACTGTTTCACTAGTGCAGTGAATGGTGCCAAGTTActttttcattggtttataagcTTGTACATTGGCTGCTTTATGGTCTATTCTAAGggacaacaaaacattaaaaaataaagaaaaaacatgatgtccattataatggatgcagggtctgaaagggttaataactACTATACTCTCCCATTCTGCATTATTTCATCCAATTAAACAAGACTAATTACTGGTACACTGTCTGTAAAAAAGTGTGCAGTTCGTTATTGTTCTTTCAGCACTGACGATGTTTACAGTACCCTCAGATaattatattgtgtatataaGGGACCCCGCCCTAAAAAAATCACCACATTTTCCAGGTTGTGTTTTAATAAATGAGCACAATACTTAATTTCTCGTGCAATAGCTTTGTAATAGCTTTGGAATCAAGAAATATAAAatcttttatatttatcttttataAAATCTTTTATATacgtattttttttctatttccccTTATCAGCTGACCTGTTTGATAAACCAGAGGTGACAGACATCAAGTTCCTGTTTCTGGTGGGCGGCTTTGCAGAATCTCCACTCCTCCAGAAGGCGGTGCAGGACATGCTACAGGGGCGGAGCCGCGTCATCATCCCGCACGACGTAGGCCTGACCATCCTGAAGGGGGCGGTGCTGTTCGGCCTGGACCCTGGCGTCATCAAGGTGCGCCGTTCACCGCTCACCTACGGGGTGGGCGTCCTGAACCGCTTTGTGGAAGGAAAGCACCCACCCGAGAAGATGCTGGTGAAGGACGGCACGCGCTGGTGCACCGACGTCTTCGACACGTTCATTGCCACGGATCAGTCGGTGGCGTTGGGTGAGACGGTGAAGCGCAGCTACACCCCGGCGAAACCAAGCCAGCAGGTCATCGTCATCCACGTCTACTGCTCAGAGAAGGAGTCGGTGACCTTCATCTCGGACCCCGGCGTGAGGAAGTGCGGGACCCTGCGTCTGGACGTGAGCGGAACGGAAAGCCCGGCGGCACGCAGGGAGATCCAGACGCTCATGCAGTTCGGAGACACCGAGATTCGGGCCATGGCCGTCGACGTGGCCACCTCACGTAGCGTCAAAGCTAGCATTGACTTCCTCAGCCagtgaggagaaagaaagagagagagaaagagagaggggagggaaaATGAAGTGAGAGAGTATGGGAGAAGAATGAAGGAAGGATGTAGATACTGTATCGCTCAACTGTGGTCACCAAACCTTCTAATGGAGATCTGGTTTCTTTCTGGTTTAAATTCCAGTTCAGTGTGAACACACTTGGTTCAGCTAGCACTGATAAGTTAGATAAGCTGGATTAGGTGCGTTTGATCAGGATTGGAACttccaaagtttggacactcctacTTATAGAAGGGTTTTccacattttataataaataaataatattgaagatattaaagctgTGAAATAGCACATTTGGAGTTGTGTAGCGAAGGATTCGATGAAGGAATGTTTTGTTGCAGCCTTGTATAATAAGCACAGTGCAACTAGTATagtacaaaaatatgaaaaaacccTGAAGGTCACTGGATGTGACATGAGCAAgactgctgctggagtttttaaacactgttctatcactcactgtcctccactctataaCACACTCCTACTTacagtagctgctccaccttgtagataaagtaaagtcagagaaagTTGCTGCCCAGTTTACAGTGTTGCTTATTCTATAGTCCTTCATTGTTCATCGTTAGCTCAATCTTTCtgattggtggactattctcagtccagcagtgatactgaggtgtttaaaaactccagcagcactgctgtgtctcctcctacacacactactaacacctcatacaccaccatcatgctaatcagtgctaatcaatcactgcagtgctgagaataacgaaccaccacccaaataataatagctgctctgcaAGTTTGACACACAGGGGCAAGTGACAATAAGTCTTActttgtagctgatcagtgaatatatatatatatatatatttgtttcattgtccaaaataCCTGTCTCTACTACAACTATAGCgatggtggtaaattacccagctatgggaagcaaccttcctgaagctcagtgattacctgctcATCTATTACCACACAGCGTTAGATTAACCCCAGAAAGAGACCACAGATATCAGTTCAGTATTAATTAGCTTATGGCTTTGAGTTTACACAGACAAAACCAACCTATCTGAATTATTTTAGAAAAACAGACAAATGCTATCGTTAGGAGCCTGTTCACCTCATGCCACAACAAATTTCAcgtatatttacctcagaaacaaATGCTAATGTGTAGCGTTAGCGAACACCACAGATAATAAACTTAACATAATAGATTTATgcttaaaaaaactattattcCAGTACGTAAAATGAGCTTGAACTTGATTATTTATTATCGGTTATTGGTGCTGCCTCTGTGatgtattgtatgtaatataGCTGCGATATTTGTGCTCCTTCTCGTATGGTCTGCTACTTAAGGCTACTCTTGTGTGCCGCTATGTTTCACAACATAACACACCTTCAATCTGGTGCTTTATCCTGTGTTCGCTTACTAGCGTACCAGTGTAAATAAGAGTAATAAATTTAACTAGATAGTGTGGTTgagctatttttaaaataaaggttagCTAGCTTTGCTAACTGAACTGTTAAGTGCCGCGTTTGTCTTTGACGCTTATTGAGCATAAATAAGTGTAGCTACCTAGGCTGATGTTAACATTAGCCACAGCATTGGTGCTGGACAAGGTTACATTGTGATTGTTCTGAAATGTGGAAGGCAGTAAAGATGAAAAGTGGAAAATCTCTAGaagtaggtgtgtccaaactctgtaaatgtaaatttaaaaaggGAAGTAGCTCTCCACTATGAGGGATGGTTTCCATTGGGTAGAGTCTCTCATAGGAAATTCACCAGGACTGAACTAACGTTGAAACACTTGTAGCTACACCAAATGTCCACTGTTAGTTTTCTAAACTGGCGACTTTGCTGTGAATTAGCACACAGTGACCCCACCCACCTGCAGCATTGTGCCAGTCTGGTTTTCTTTTCAAGCCTCTAAAAACTGCAAGCTTACTCTAAATCGCGAGATTACTCTTTACAGTTCGTCCAGTAGTATATGGCTCATGTCCTGATGAGAACTGAATAGGTGGGATGTGTGGGAGTGGCCTGTGAGAGTGGGCGTGACTTAATGTCAGAACAACCTCAATAAGGTTGGGTTCTTTTGAGAAAAATGCCAATGTCACTGTGTTAAATAACAGTTAGCTGGGTAAAGCTATGCTATGTTAAAACTATCCCAAAAATCATAAGAATTTCTTGGTCAGTATCTTGAACACCACTTTTATTCATTTGATTTAACAAAATTATGGATACCTTTTAATTTGCCAGCTTCTTACTgaaattttccattccaccttaaatggtgcactgTTTGAAGTATATGAATaagtgaaatggctacaggagtgcGATTTTCTGATAGCACTGGATAGAGTTTTTCCAGATGTGAAGCTTATACGGGTTGCCAAATTGACACACAATGGCAATCTACACGAGTCTTACTCTGTTCAGCTGATTaatgaatatatatgttttaaatatatgtcCAAAAATGCCTGTTTCTACTATGCAAGTGGTGGTGGTAAAGTACCTagctatggtcagcaaccttactgaggctcattgattacctgttcagcaaaatGATGATTATGGTGATACATCCTGATcttgttatgagttactacagaaaatataatccttatgatcacttaaggtggaatgggaaattttAATTAGGCCTTTAATGTTGGTGTCAAAGATTGAAACCATTATAACATTAAATGTCAGTGTTACATATGTTTAGGTTTTAACTAAAGTAGTTTTTCTCCTTCAGAATTCAGAATTCTTGCTAGTGCATTACGACTGAAAGTCACTATTACAGAGAGAAATGTACAGTGGCCAGCAGAGGGCACTGTTGGGTCTAGGAAAATAAATGAGCAActcttaacatttttaaaaatgtattacattatgTTATACATCACCTCAGTACTTAGCTTTTCATGCGTGCTTTATCTGTGGACATTGCACCCCTCCTGATGAACCTCTGAAACCCTAACTAGTACAGTAAACCCCACTACCTGTCATTCACTGTTAGTGACACTGGCATtttcacatatatacagtatttgtattcGGTTCATCAGTATTTCTGTCTAGAACACTGCAGTGCTCATCACTTCACCAGAGTCATCGGGTCACTCAAGAAAAAGGCTTCAAGAAAAACTAGATCCTGGGTGCCACGTCCTAATTGTGTACTAGTTACTAAAGCTAACTTGTTTTTAAGTAGGAAGTCTGTAAAGTAGTACAGAGAGAATCTAAAATAATATTAGAAAAATATGGCAAAGTATAACAATAAAAGTGCAGCTGCAGCAGCGTCTGGAGAATGTGCGTATGtatagtattttttgcactataagctaAGCTaatataagtaaacaaaactgtaattcttaaaaaaaaaaaatttaaagccaaacgagtgctgggtgttaatctacatggattcctctcctgaaaactgtttgtttgggtgagtaaagtgtttccgtttatttacagtaagcttaagtAAGAATTGCACATTTCCAATAAGGCTAGCcgaagttagcggctaatgctgcccagCAGCGCTACACTAAAgagccctgagtgttccagtaaaccagggcaatattagctagcagttcatcccacgtagcttgttttaacacggtaaacatgcaggctacagtcaaatatactcgcctctgaacagcaaaagagctagcgcttagcacggttagcagctaatgctaatattgctccagtctcgagtctcagtgttggagaactaaactgaaactcctgtataatgctgtacttgtggagtgtctttactgctccttacaacctgactggtagaattcatacattaaaaggcgcaccggattaaaaagcgcactgtcgatttttgggtaaattaaaggattttaagtgtgccttatagtgcgaaaaatactgtacttATCACTTACTTAAATTGGTtagtacattaatatttagtgTACAAACCTGCTTAATCTTCACTCTTAAGTGAAGTGGAGTATATAGTGTGTACCTTTATAGTTTTAGTGTGTAGTGcacaattgggacgcagcccTAGTCATTTGCTGTTTGTTAGCATTAGTGCAGCTGCATTGGAAGTCTTTGTTACTAATGCAACATAAACCCTTTGTTTTTGTCTTATTTTCCCTTATTTTTCAGTCATATTTCTTTGTCATCCCCGTTTGCATGAGCATCGGCAGATCACATACTCACCGTAGCACTCCGCGAACCTCAAATCTGTGTTTCATAGGTTAATTCTGCGATTTAAcgataactaacacacacacaatttttatTATGTCTCTTGTAACTAACCTTCTGCTCGTATCTTACCTGATTGGTCAGTATGTTTTGCTGATTGGAGGGAAAAACAGAAacattgtaagaaaaaaaaaaatacaggaatccTGGAATGTGAATTGAAGTACAGCTTAATTAAGGCAGTGTGAGGTGAAATCTGCTAGCGCGTTTATGAAGATAGCCATCGCAATATGCTTCTTGCCTTTATCCTCATTGCTCAGCAGAAAGAGGAACACACTGATAttgattttaatttcatttttttgtttggaaATTTTTTTGTCCTTGATGTCGTTTTTGATTCAGGAGCTCGTGGGAGAGATGGCTGAACATatgtttatttctgtaaatacagtatttaaagaTATTGTACAGATTTTTAGAGTTAATTTAGTGCTAATTTAGCAGCTTTCATAGTAgagagagtgtgcgtgtgtgtgtgtgagtgtgggtgggtgggtgtgtgcgtgtgtgctttCATTGGACTAATTCTCTTCACTCTCACCAGCCTTTGtatcatacacatacacacacacacacatatacacacagtgccACACACAACCCTCACGAGTGAATGTGTGCTTGTGTGGTTCTATCGCAAAAGACTTGAAGCCTTTGACCTTAATCGACTTCGCTTCATCgctttaaaaagaaaatgaggAAATAAAAAAGAGGCACTATAGCGCTAGAAAGTGTTAGCAGTGTGCGTGAGGCTAAACTGAAGCAATATCTCACTGTGTGTGTCGATCATAAGGAGGTACAGATGTACTGCTAGTCCTTGTTTATCGTATCTGACCACGATACAGCCATCCTCAACAGCCCTCGCCCCGAATACAGCGCTAAAACATGAGCAATAAAGCATCCTGCTGCGTATTATAGTGACGCTCTACGCTATGCTAATCCCCTTAAAGGAGTTCTCCAGCAGTCAGTCATCCAGAAACCTGATCTCTATCTGCTGCATCTGtagcatttacatttatattaatacatattacaTTTAGTTAACACTCTTATCCACAGAGACATACAAGGTTATCCCTGTTACAGGATACAGTACAGTGGGCCAATGTAgagttctttttgtttttaccttATAGGATGAAAAATATCgagctatattttgtatattacCATTCagttaaaatattgagatattggtTTAGCCctaatcattatatatatatatatatatatatatatatatatatatgtatatatatatatatacatatatatacatatatatatatgtatatatatatatgtatatatatgtatatatatatatatacatatatatatatatgtatatatatatatatttttttttttttttttttttttttacccgacACACCAGAggtcttttcgagctgctgctgatgcagcattgccgagtagcatcacagagtgcttggaggaaagcacagcggcttggttctgatacatcagctcacagacgccctgtgctgtggacatcaccctaggagtgatgtggggagagagcgccatctacccacctgcacccggagggagcagggccaattgtgatggcaaagctgcgtgagcgggggttcgaacctgcgatctcccgctcatagtggcagcgccatTTTAGAGCACTTGTATTGGTCCATTCGTATTATATGTGTATGAGTGACAGCAACAATGAACAATGAACCCATTGTATTGTAATtctattgtatgttttttttgtttttagttgtttttgttcttttataaGTACAGCAAACAAATGGAAATCTACAAAATCTACTGTCCTTGCAAATTGACTGTAAGCTGTAAAAGCCAAAGATAGAGTTCAGGTTGAAACATGCTGGGATGTTCATTTAAGCTCACCTTCCATCAGCAGTGTAACGTCTGTGTGAGGAGCTTCAGCAGCAAAACGGAATTAAAGCATCATGAAATTTACTGAATCTACCACAGTGTTAAACTGTAAACACAGAGTACTCTACATCAGATACAAAGCTTTAGCTCAGCCAGCATGAGAGGCTTTATCTTCCTCATTTGACCACAATTTATTACACAAAGGAACAAATACTTGATATTTAAACAGATAAAACTGCTTTACGAtaaaattcattcattcagtttGCGTAAGAGTTATAAGAGAGACAGCTCAGAGTCGTTCCGGCCTCTCTCGTCCCATCACCACATTTTACAGACAGTATAACCTAATGATCAGTATAGTGCCTGCAATTTTAGCGTTGTTAAAGTAATACGTTTAAAAACCTCTTCAGTCCTTCAGCATATCTTCTGGTGGAACCGAGCCAGTAGACATGATATTCCTAACCAGTtatattccacacacacacacctccttacTGAAACTGCATACCATGACTTTAAGACTTTCAACAGCCTTGGTTCCTCACAGGCTGGTTACGAAATCTCTACCAAATGGGATCTCACGCTAAATCCG is a genomic window of Astyanax mexicanus isolate ESR-SI-001 chromosome 14, AstMex3_surface, whole genome shotgun sequence containing:
- the hspa12a gene encoding heat shock 70 kDa protein 12A isoform X2, which gives rise to MAAPSPAKSIGDPGITPLSPTHILKDSEENEPAGHSFIVVVAIDFGTTSSGYAYAFTKEPECIHTMRRWEGGDPGVSNQKTPTTILLTPDKKFHSFGYAARDFYHDLDPTESKQWLYLEKFKMKLHTTANLSIDTDLHAANGKRVKALDIFAYALAFFKEQALKELSDQAGAEFDNADVRWVITVPAIWKMPAKQFMREAAYKAGLASRENPEQLIIALEPEAASIYCRKLRLHQMIDLGSKTSINGYSPTENVGAGMTQAKEHVRRNRQSRTFLVENVIGELWSELNEGDRYVVVDCGGGTVDLTVHQIRMPEGHLKELYKASGGPYGSIGIDYEFEKLLCKIFGQDFIDQFKIKRPAAWVDLMIAFESRKRAAAPDRTNPLNINLPFSFIDYYKKFRGHSVEHALRKSNVDFVKWSSQGMLRMNPDAMNALFKPTIDHIIQHLTDLFDKPEVTDIKFLFLVGGFAESPLLQKAVQDMLQGRSRVIIPHDVGLTILKGAVLFGLDPGVIKVRRSPLTYGVGVLNRFVEGKHPPEKMLVKDGTRWCTDVFDTFIATDQSVALGETVKRSYTPAKPSQQVIVIHVYCSEKESVTFISDPGVRKCGTLRLDVSGTESPAARREIQTLMQFGDTEIRAMAVDVATSRSVKASIDFLSQ
- the hspa12a gene encoding heat shock 70 kDa protein 12A isoform X3 encodes the protein MSNDLKTDRSYTMADKDSIVIEDDITDAMAAPSPAKSIGDPGITPLSPTHILKDSEENEPAGHSFIVVVAIDFGTTSSGYAYAFTKEPECIHTMRRWEGGDPGVSNQKTPTTILLTPDKKFHSFGYAARDFYHDLDPTESKQWLYLEKFKMKLHTTANLSIDTDLHAANGKRVKALDIFAYALAFFKEQALKELSDQAGAEFDNADVRWVITVPAIWKMPAKQFMREAAYKAGLASRENPEQLIIALEPEAASIYCRKLRLHQMIDLGSKTSINGYSPTENVGAGMTQGDRYVVVDCGGGTVDLTVHQIRMPEGHLKELYKASGGPYGSIGIDYEFEKLLCKIFGQDFIDQFKIKRPAAWVDLMIAFESRKRAAAPDRTNPLNINLPFSFIDYYKKFRGHSVEHALRKSNVDFVKWSSQGMLRMNPDAMNALFKPTIDHIIQHLTDLFDKPEVTDIKFLFLVGGFAESPLLQKAVQDMLQGRSRVIIPHDVGLTILKGAVLFGLDPGVIKVRRSPLTYGVGVLNRFVEGKHPPEKMLVKDGTRWCTDVFDTFIATDQSVALGETVKRSYTPAKPSQQVIVIHVYCSEKESVTFISDPGVRKCGTLRLDVSGTESPAARREIQTLMQFGDTEIRAMAVDVATSRSVKASIDFLSQ